A window of Verrucomicrobiota bacterium genomic DNA:
GAACTCACTGGTGTTCCTTGGGGATTCCATCACGCAAGGTTGGGGCGACAACATGGGGAACAACTTCCCCGGGGTGAAGGTCGCCAACCGCGGCATCAGCGGCGACACCACGCGCGGGGTGTTGCTCCGTTTGCAGGACGACGTGCTTGCGCTGCATCCCAGCGGGGTGGTGCTGCTGATTGGCACCAATGACCTGGAGGAACAGGCCGACCCGGAAGTGATTGTCGCCAATTTGAAACTGATCATTGCTGCACTGAAACAGCACAACGCCAAAATGCCCATCGTGCTGTCCCAGGTCTTCCCCAGTTCCGCCAGCAAGAAACGCCCGGCGGAGGCGATCAAGAAAATCAACCAGCTTGCCGCCGCCGCCGTCAAGGGCGACGCGCAGGTCATCGTGCTGGATACCTGGACCCTGTTTGCCGATGCGCAGGGCGACGCCAAGAAGGAGGAGTTCCCCGACCTGCTGCACCCGAACAAAATCGGCTACGCCAAATGGGCGGCGGCGCTTCGCCCCTTGTTTGCCACGCTGGATTTCCTGGAAACGGAAACCGACTCATTCACGCCAGAGCCAGGCTTTATCAGCCTCTTCAACGGCCGCGACCTGACCGGCTGGGGATATCGCACCAATAACTTCGATGGCCAGGTGACGAGCAGTGAAGGCCGGTACGTTGCCAAACGCGGCCGGCTGATTGTGACGACTCCGCCCGAGGGCCGCAAACTGGCGCAGCTTTACACCACGCGGGAGTTTCCAAAGGACTTTGTGCTCAAGCTGGAATTCCGCGCCACCCCCAACGCGGATAGCGGCGTATTCATCCGCAAGCCGCAACTCCAATGCCGCGACTACCTGCTGGCCGGCCCCTACAAGGCCCTGACGCAATACAAGCCGCAGGATTGGAACGAGATGATCATCACCGTGAAGGGCGACATCGCCTATTGCACCTGCAACGGCGAAGTGCTGGAAGCAGCGTTGAAATTACCGCCCACCGGCCCCATCGGCCTGGAAGGCGACCGCGGCCAGATGGAATACCGCCGTATCCGTCTGCAGGAACTGCCATAGGCAAACGGGGGGAGCATTCTCTGCCATGAGCCTGCTGGAAGTTCAAAATCTGAAAGTGCATTTCCCCGTGCAGCACGGCTTGCTGGGGCGGACGCCGGGACAGGTCAAGGCGGTGGATGGGGTAGCGTTTCACTTGGAGGAGGGCGAAACGCTGGGCTTGGTGGGCGAGAGCGGATGCGGAAAAACCACGTTGGGCCGGGCCATCATGCGCCTGATTGAGCCCACGGAGGGGCGGGTGATTTTTGCGGGCGAGGACATTACGCGGATGGCGGGCGCGGAACTCCGCAGCAAACGACGGCAGTTCCAGATGATTTTCCAGGACCCGTATGGATCGTTGAACCCACGCATGACCGTCAGCCGGATCATCGGAGAACCGATGGATATTCACCGGATGGCCACCGCGCCGGAGGAGCGCCGGG
This region includes:
- a CDS encoding GDSL-type esterase/lipase family protein — translated: MKLGTRFTLALSLGLLVANLTAQPAKPEVRSVEPDARFQIPATDDGLAGAGPIRRYDWFRNLWAQRRSAWAKRVEQDQNSLVFLGDSITQGWGDNMGNNFPGVKVANRGISGDTTRGVLLRLQDDVLALHPSGVVLLIGTNDLEEQADPEVIVANLKLIIAALKQHNAKMPIVLSQVFPSSASKKRPAEAIKKINQLAAAAVKGDAQVIVLDTWTLFADAQGDAKKEEFPDLLHPNKIGYAKWAAALRPLFATLDFLETETDSFTPEPGFISLFNGRDLTGWGYRTNNFDGQVTSSEGRYVAKRGRLIVTTPPEGRKLAQLYTTREFPKDFVLKLEFRATPNADSGVFIRKPQLQCRDYLLAGPYKALTQYKPQDWNEMIITVKGDIAYCTCNGEVLEAALKLPPTGPIGLEGDRGQMEYRRIRLQELP